The Chthoniobacterales bacterium genome includes a window with the following:
- a CDS encoding toll/interleukin-1 receptor domain-containing protein, whose translation MPAADGAQPRPVIMKTDPLEPLAARRSLLRRCMDHFYGFDVFICYTREDDRESRYANALFVKLANEKPRLRCFLDIKGLNQDETLSEAIAGRLRESRFVVILAGSATGERPSVLNEARLAVQMKKRIMLVDRGIGWANSSSSLKQVVDPRSVMEPNPAVPSTIVIATLRNHVRRWQVDTLRRVGIATAFVTVSMLAMASFGLYLRQTKIAAAEAAARQEANKARKQADDALADAQHQRSNEGYIAAQRAINESEEMEALPLLLHALRIWPENRLVADRLYGLLTQRTFAIPVAGPASADAYQSFSRISGFGVSDDGNFRVVLNGIPNEFRGSVPGEHKMGLADLSKPDSGLDPFFSGTMSRDGRWFATRAVDGFGEQNWLAVMDLNTSKELRQKVPKEVSAIALLPSLGLVVAAGGPENRNEREVSKHPDGIDVYIWRFAGPEPKLVTQKLNIGTSSVRHIQPFPDERRLAFLYNMPSVKGEGIWLCELQTQNLTLESTQEKFATIPSYSDLSIDASGAVLAFSPPHSSGDKKTSLPAYAIQGTNLKQLQDVEWPMALQRSAGRGSEGQFWPGTDLFLFCGTDRLLLGKLRQEASGKLRIKAITTPMTWYLAGARDFFLGALVSEHTSVKGRDIEHSEYCIFDGKQGMALPEVVPQEAPTRFYGGSLLEGVTELARSTNPSIILSATVTTLGRDPSDPKELPDAFTFELALRRDARQAIPLKPDFKLEWSEDSSNVNARGAISNDGQYVAVAAHDKEGFSLMVWDTGNGKLLTVKQLPKTLELDDSASFGSIVGLCFGDDPSTLCLINEAGRILLWDWRRRAPFSDLLAPRAGWKADKNQLFDVSELQWTRGKLQFVMNTGQQKYRVTYKLGFPHTLPTITRLTQLVRAITGADADTNGYVVPVASVVENREQPISSDTVNRLRQEWADAKGDDEELTFCRWYLADRATRPVYPGAKQTVPELFEFFLHAGLYDEAEMLSFGDGKKIERVRAKNKQDK comes from the coding sequence ATGCCCGCGGCGGATGGTGCACAGCCACGGCCTGTAATTATGAAGACTGATCCGCTTGAACCCCTGGCGGCCAGGCGAAGTTTACTGCGGCGCTGTATGGACCATTTCTACGGGTTCGATGTCTTTATTTGTTACACCCGCGAGGATGATCGTGAGAGCCGCTATGCGAATGCGCTTTTCGTCAAGCTCGCCAATGAGAAGCCTCGATTAAGATGTTTTCTGGATATCAAAGGACTTAACCAAGATGAAACCCTCTCCGAGGCCATCGCAGGGCGTCTCCGTGAAAGCCGCTTTGTGGTCATCCTAGCCGGTAGTGCCACGGGAGAAAGGCCCTCTGTGCTCAACGAAGCCCGACTCGCAGTTCAGATGAAGAAGCGGATCATGCTGGTGGATCGCGGGATAGGATGGGCGAATTCCTCGAGCAGTCTAAAGCAAGTTGTCGACCCACGCAGCGTCATGGAACCGAACCCGGCGGTTCCTTCTACAATAGTGATCGCCACACTTCGCAATCATGTCCGGCGCTGGCAAGTTGATACGTTGCGGCGCGTGGGCATCGCTACCGCTTTCGTCACCGTGAGCATGCTGGCAATGGCGAGCTTCGGACTTTACCTACGGCAGACGAAGATAGCCGCGGCCGAGGCGGCGGCGCGGCAAGAGGCGAATAAAGCGCGGAAACAGGCAGATGACGCGCTCGCCGACGCACAGCACCAGCGTTCCAACGAGGGTTACATCGCGGCCCAGCGAGCGATCAATGAAAGTGAGGAAATGGAGGCGCTTCCGCTGCTGCTCCACGCGCTGCGGATCTGGCCGGAGAACCGTCTGGTCGCCGACCGGCTCTATGGCCTTTTAACCCAGCGGACCTTTGCGATCCCGGTCGCGGGGCCGGCCTCGGCGGACGCATATCAAAGTTTTTCGCGCATTTCAGGTTTCGGCGTTTCGGATGATGGAAACTTTCGCGTTGTACTAAACGGAATTCCGAATGAGTTTCGAGGCTCTGTGCCTGGGGAGCACAAAATGGGATTGGCTGACCTGAGCAAACCGGATTCGGGATTGGACCCTTTCTTCAGCGGAACCATGAGCCGCGACGGGAGATGGTTTGCCACCAGGGCGGTTGACGGCTTCGGAGAGCAAAATTGGTTGGCCGTCATGGATTTGAATACGTCCAAGGAACTTCGGCAAAAGGTGCCGAAGGAAGTTTCGGCAATCGCCTTGCTTCCCTCTCTGGGGTTGGTCGTCGCCGCCGGTGGGCCCGAAAACCGTAACGAGCGTGAAGTGTCGAAACATCCCGATGGGATCGACGTCTACATCTGGAGGTTTGCCGGTCCAGAGCCGAAATTGGTTACGCAGAAGCTGAATATTGGAACGTCCAGTGTTCGCCACATCCAGCCCTTTCCAGATGAAAGGCGTCTCGCGTTTCTATACAACATGCCCTCGGTGAAGGGTGAGGGCATCTGGCTTTGTGAACTCCAGACACAAAATCTGACGCTGGAATCTACGCAGGAAAAATTTGCCACCATTCCATCGTACTCTGACCTATCTATCGATGCGAGCGGCGCGGTGCTGGCTTTCTCTCCTCCGCACTCTTCTGGAGACAAAAAGACCTCTCTCCCGGCATACGCGATTCAAGGCACAAATCTCAAGCAGCTTCAGGATGTGGAGTGGCCCATGGCACTCCAGCGCTCGGCTGGCCGCGGGTCGGAAGGGCAATTTTGGCCGGGGACAGATTTGTTTCTGTTTTGTGGCACAGATCGCCTCCTGTTGGGTAAACTTCGCCAAGAGGCGTCGGGCAAGCTTCGGATCAAGGCGATCACTACTCCCATGACTTGGTATTTGGCTGGCGCGCGCGACTTCTTTCTCGGGGCGCTCGTATCTGAACACACTTCGGTCAAAGGCAGAGACATCGAACATTCCGAATACTGTATCTTCGATGGGAAGCAAGGGATGGCCTTGCCAGAGGTTGTTCCGCAGGAGGCGCCCACGCGTTTCTATGGAGGGAGTCTGCTCGAGGGAGTCACCGAACTGGCACGGTCCACCAATCCATCGATAATCCTATCGGCCACCGTGACGACCTTGGGAAGAGATCCATCCGATCCAAAAGAGTTGCCAGATGCTTTCACTTTTGAGCTCGCTCTACGCCGTGACGCCAGACAAGCGATTCCCCTCAAGCCTGACTTTAAATTAGAGTGGTCTGAGGATTCTAGCAACGTGAATGCTCGGGGAGCAATTTCGAATGATGGCCAATACGTCGCGGTGGCAGCTCACGACAAGGAAGGCTTTTCGCTGATGGTTTGGGATACGGGAAATGGGAAATTGCTAACGGTCAAGCAGCTACCGAAAACGCTCGAACTAGACGATAGCGCCTCTTTTGGCAGTATCGTGGGCCTGTGCTTTGGCGATGATCCTTCGACCCTCTGCTTGATCAATGAAGCGGGCCGCATTCTTCTTTGGGACTGGCGACGCCGCGCACCTTTCTCCGATCTCCTGGCTCCTCGCGCAGGCTGGAAAGCGGACAAAAACCAGCTCTTTGATGTTTCTGAGCTGCAGTGGACCCGGGGGAAGCTGCAGTTTGTCATGAATACCGGCCAACAGAAATACCGGGTCACTTACAAGCTCGGATTCCCGCACACTCTGCCCACGATTACGCGACTCACGCAGCTCGTCCGGGCCATCACTGGCGCGGATGCCGATACGAATGGATATGTGGTGCCAGTTGCTTCCGTCGTGGAGAATCGCGAACAGCCTATCTCCAGCGACACGGTCAATCGCCTGCGGCAAGAGTGGGCGGACGCGAAGGGCGACGATGAGGAGTTGACATTCTGCCGCTGGTATCTGGCTGATCGCGCAACCCGACCAGTCTATCCCGGTGCGAAGCAAACGGTGCCCGAACTCTTCGAATTCTTTCTCCATGCCGGGCTTTATGACGAAGCCGAGATGCTCAGCTTCGGGGACGGCAAAAAGATCGAGCGCGTTCGGGCAAAGAACAAGCAGGACAAATAG
- a CDS encoding histone deacetylase — MEYSAPGHPERPDRIRKTVPLLKSRHPDWEWRVPQAATEEMLLRAHSPGHIDRVKSAVTDFDADTAAHPGIFEHAARATGAAVDVAREALGGNAAFSLMRPPGHHAMRERAMGFCYFSHIAVAAHEALANGAERVAIWDFDAHHGNGTEDIVAGNPRIAFASINQFPGYPGTGTRSFGNIHNYPVPPLGPRANHVGEVRRALDQLVAFKPDLLLVSAGFDAFTGDPITEMTLETEDFVTFGRWIRETKIPAGAILEGGYSDQLPELIDAFLAGWSERSDAR, encoded by the coding sequence GTGGAATACTCCGCGCCGGGACATCCGGAGCGCCCTGACCGGATTCGGAAAACAGTTCCGCTCCTGAAATCCCGCCATCCGGACTGGGAATGGCGGGTGCCCCAAGCGGCCACGGAAGAAATGCTGCTCCGCGCTCACTCTCCTGGCCACATCGACCGCGTCAAAAGCGCGGTCACGGACTTCGATGCCGACACAGCGGCGCATCCCGGCATTTTCGAGCACGCGGCGCGAGCCACGGGAGCCGCGGTCGACGTCGCGCGCGAAGCGCTCGGCGGAAACGCAGCTTTCAGCCTGATGCGGCCTCCGGGACACCACGCCATGCGTGAGCGCGCCATGGGCTTTTGCTATTTCAGCCACATTGCCGTTGCCGCTCACGAAGCGCTGGCGAATGGCGCGGAGCGAGTCGCCATCTGGGATTTCGACGCGCACCACGGGAATGGAACCGAAGATATCGTGGCGGGTAATCCACGAATCGCGTTCGCCTCAATTAATCAATTTCCCGGTTATCCGGGAACGGGAACGCGCTCGTTTGGCAACATTCACAACTACCCGGTTCCGCCGCTCGGCCCGCGAGCGAACCATGTCGGCGAAGTCCGCCGGGCACTCGATCAATTGGTTGCGTTCAAGCCGGACCTGCTGCTCGTCTCCGCCGGCTTCGATGCTTTTACAGGCGATCCGATCACGGAAATGACTCTAGAAACCGAAGATTTCGTGACGTTCGGCCGGTGGATCCGCGAAACGAAGATCCCTGCGGGCGCGATCCTCGAAGGTGGCTACAGCGATCAGTTGCCGGAGCTGATCGATGCGTTTCTCGCCGGGTGGAGCGAGCGCTCCGACGCTCGATAA
- a CDS encoding DUF4339 domain-containing protein, giving the protein MQLYVGKNGQQLGPFSLEEVNRKLADRTFLGTDLAWYEGAAGWAPLSSVAGVVLPPAESTAPAVPVAGAAPMPAPTPAPVPAAVPSRPSAYPAQPVATGSRSYKTMARVGWILLGATLLISCIPILGCGAWILVWPVAIAAIILGIITISRGGTGSGIGLIIAAIVLLPVAYIVPVFTTALLGDKQERQNETQIMENLRSIDGAKSQWVTATKATNGADVTMANLTTYLSGKEIKPVVEENYDPAPVGQPPTATLPAKKSLGGFTQGEVLTAAAIEQDLAKGSFSWIKTSITKLGNAPSPTPAVIPSMPPKVTTPPASPSPSAAPKPAVSPPPSSSPSPSASPRSSTAPHSLISPRQQQEPEESPSARQSPSAKFAPQQKGPPAKPRQSPSEPDNSGGLRQGKKNPPGEVPSPSPEEDDE; this is encoded by the coding sequence ATGCAACTTTACGTCGGCAAGAACGGCCAACAGCTCGGGCCTTTTTCACTCGAGGAAGTCAATCGAAAGCTGGCGGACCGAACCTTCTTGGGAACAGACCTGGCCTGGTATGAGGGCGCCGCGGGATGGGCGCCGCTCTCGAGCGTAGCGGGGGTTGTTCTTCCCCCGGCCGAGTCGACGGCGCCGGCCGTGCCAGTGGCGGGCGCCGCACCAATGCCGGCGCCCACGCCAGCGCCAGTCCCGGCCGCAGTCCCGAGCCGGCCGAGTGCTTACCCTGCCCAACCGGTAGCGACAGGGAGCCGCAGCTACAAAACGATGGCCCGGGTCGGATGGATCTTGCTGGGAGCCACGCTGCTCATTTCCTGCATACCCATTCTGGGCTGCGGCGCGTGGATCCTCGTCTGGCCCGTCGCCATTGCCGCGATCATTCTTGGAATCATCACCATCAGCCGAGGCGGAACGGGCTCGGGCATCGGGCTCATAATCGCCGCCATAGTCCTTCTACCGGTCGCCTACATCGTGCCGGTTTTCACCACCGCGCTCCTGGGCGACAAACAGGAACGCCAGAACGAAACCCAGATTATGGAGAACTTGCGCAGCATCGATGGCGCCAAGTCGCAATGGGTCACCGCCACGAAAGCGACAAACGGAGCGGATGTGACCATGGCCAACCTAACGACTTATTTGAGCGGAAAGGAAATCAAACCGGTCGTGGAGGAAAATTACGACCCGGCGCCCGTTGGTCAGCCACCCACGGCGACGCTGCCGGCAAAAAAATCACTTGGAGGTTTCACGCAGGGGGAAGTGCTGACCGCCGCGGCCATCGAACAAGATCTGGCCAAGGGTTCATTTTCGTGGATAAAAACATCGATCACCAAGTTGGGGAATGCGCCAAGTCCAACTCCAGCCGTGATTCCGTCGATGCCACCAAAGGTGACGACCCCGCCCGCGTCGCCAAGCCCGTCTGCAGCTCCGAAACCAGCGGTATCGCCGCCCCCAAGCTCGTCGCCGTCGCCTTCCGCGTCCCCAAGATCGAGCACCGCTCCTCATTCGCTGATCTCACCGCGGCAACAGCAGGAACCGGAGGAATCGCCTTCGGCACGCCAGTCGCCTTCCGCCAAGTTCGCTCCTCAACAGAAAGGCCCCCCAGCGAAGCCTCGCCAATCACCTTCGGAACCCGATAATTCCGGCGGTCTTCGGCAGGGAAAAAAGAATCCTCCGGGCGAAGTCCCTTCGCCATCACCAGAGGAGGACGACGAGTGA
- a CDS encoding DDE-type integrase/transposase/recombinase: MRATVPRQVWSWDFVEDQTENGTRFRILTLLDEHTRECLAMHAAWSLRVVDAITIIEATIAHYGTPPHLRSDNGPEFIAYAIQDWLKERQIKTLYIKPGSP, translated from the coding sequence ATGCGGGCGACTGTCCCAAGGCAGGTTTGGAGCTGGGATTTTGTGGAGGACCAAACGGAAAATGGAACGCGCTTCCGTATTTTGACGCTCCTTGATGAGCACACCCGAGAGTGCCTGGCGATGCACGCGGCCTGGTCCCTCCGGGTCGTGGACGCGATCACGATCATCGAAGCGACAATCGCGCATTACGGCACACCGCCACATCTGCGCAGCGACAACGGCCCGGAGTTTATCGCCTACGCCATCCAGGATTGGCTCAAAGAGCGGCAGATTAAAACCCTCTACATCAAGCCGGGCAGTCCGTGA